In Rhodohalobacter mucosus, the genomic stretch AGAACCGAGATAAACGGTAACATTCGCCGGCTGATTGAAACCGGAAGTTATCGGGGCGTTCGGCACCGGAAAGGGCTCCCGGTTCGGGGCCAGCGTACGCAAACGAATGCCAGAACCCGCAAAGGCAAGAGAAGAACTGTTGCCGGCAAGAAAAAAGCTACCAAATAATTGACAGACCGTTAAAGCAAAATGGCTAAAAAACAAAGAAAAGGGGCCGCTGAAAAAGTAGCCAGAAAAAAGAAGAAAAAGCAGGTTGCCGACCCTAACGGGATGGCGTTTGTAAAAGCTACATTCAATAATGTACTCGTAAGCGTAACAGACGCAAACGGTAACGTTCTGTCCTGGTCATCCTCCGGAAAAGAGGGGTTCAAGGGTTCCAGAAAAAATACTCCCTACGCAGCACAGCTGAGTGCGG encodes the following:
- the rpsK gene encoding 30S ribosomal protein S11, whose product is MAKKQRKGAAEKVARKKKKKQVADPNGMAFVKATFNNVLVSVTDANGNVLSWSSSGKEGFKGSRKNTPYAAQLSAETAARAAYDMGLRKVKVFVKGPGSGREAAVRALATSGLEVTSIMDRTPIPHNGCRPPKRRRV